In Rosa rugosa chromosome 4, drRosRugo1.1, whole genome shotgun sequence, the genomic stretch TATTTTATTGTCACTTTACTGCAATAGTATACATTTTCATGAATGGTTAACAAAAAAGTGGATATTAGAAATTTGAATTTTACCATGGAAGAGGTATTTGCATGCTGCGGTCTAGACAGACTCGCAGGTCTTCACCCTCAGTTTATATTTGAATTCATAGTCGCAGgtatttgaattttgatgaGGAAACAGAGCCTCATTTACAATCATGGCAGAATGTCCTTGATCATTTGTAATTTGTCTGTCACGGTAGTCAAATATATTGACATTTTGATCACTGCTGCACAAACTTTGGTTATGTTCGATCAACATAGGCTGAGATGCTGTAAATACAATTTGAATAATATTAATTATTTTAAATCTATAAATAGAAAACAGATTTCACAAAAATTACTCAATTGCATCATCATTATAAACCTGAAAATATAGAGTTACCTTCTTTCAACCTTCTTGATTTTCTTTGACAACCTGTGTATATATCAGAAACAATAGCAAAACTTTGATCATTAGTCAATAATAGGAAGAAAACTTGCTACACAATTTCAATGCTTACTTATAACATTTTAACTAACCTGCATATTCATAAcgaaaaaacatatatatatatatatatatatataaaacaggAAACTAACTAATTGTATATTGGAAAACTGAAGACAAAAGCAGAAAATCAGTAACACAAACTAAAAGAGAAGACACAAATCTCACTAAAAAGGTGTTTCTAATTTCACCAATTTGTACAAATGGAACAAAACGACAATTATCAAGAACAATTCAATATCATTGTACTTACCCATCGAAGTTGTATTGTCAATATTTGAATTTTGATGAGGAAACAGAGCCTCATTTACAATCATGGCAGAATGTCCTTGATCATTTGTAATTTGTCTGTCACAGTAGCCAAATATATTGACATTTTGATCACTGCTGCACAAACTTTGGTTCTGTTCGATCAACATAGGCTGAGATGCTGTAAATACAATTTGAATAATATTAATTATTTTAAATCTATAAATAGAAAACAGATTTCACAAAAATTACTCATTTGCATCATCATTATAAACTTGAAAACATAGAGTTACCTTCTTTCAACCTTCTTGATTTTCTTTGACAACCTGTGTATATATCAGAAACAATAATAAAACTTTGATCATTAGTCaataataggaaaaaaaaaaatgaaaacactTATAAAACATTGTGGAAAAGGAATATCTCTGACACACTCTGGGAAACTCATATTCTATTCTTTCAACTATGAACTAAGGAAGATGATGATCAACTCTATTTTCATTCAATtcctaattgaaaaaaaaaaatcaactaccATTATTACTATGATGTCTTAATTAAAAAGTTAAGCTTCATTATGTAACAAAACTTAATTGGTTAATCAAACACAATATAATAATATCAAATGGAATGTAAACATATTAATGCATGAACTCTGGTAAAGAAATAAATATAGAATGAAGGATGAAATGCAGTGTAAGTAGTTAATTTGACAGCTCAACAAAAAGCAAGAACAATCAAAACACCGATCTTCAAATGAATATTAGCAGATGCATATTTATCTATGCCTCTGTATTGACAACTTTACAATTGAGACGCAAAATTAACCAAATTTTAACACTACGAACACTGTCATGACTAAAATTCATATCAACCAAATTCTAAATTTGGAGGGTGAAGGTATTGCAACAACTAAAGAAATTTTTAACTCACAAAATTTCAAAGCCATAGTTATTAAATAAAATAATGTAGTCTGCAATTTCTTTTCTCCCAATCCATAAAAACTCAAATTTCTTACTAATACGTTGTTACTTACCTTGTTTCCACTTTCTTGATATAATCTGAGAATGTGTGTCCATATCAATTCTCTCTGCCTGTCTTTGAGTATCTTGATCTTCTGTATTATCATCTCGTAGAAGTCTCATAATCTTTGTCTTTCCAGTTTTTGCTGCCATTACTGTATTCAAAATGAAGAGCAAAATGAGATATAAGCTACAGAACTAAAGCAAAAGCTTGGAATAGAATTGACATGCTCTGTGTGATACTGATTCAATATACTGCAATGCAAAATACGAAATACTAAATTAGAGATATTAATTCACAACTCATATGCTCTATTTTGGTTCCAAGAACAGCAAAAGTAGCACAAATAGGAAATAAGAACTCAAACAACTTTGGAAAC encodes the following:
- the LOC133707328 gene encoding uncharacterized protein LOC133707328, yielding MAAKTGKTKIMRLLRDDNTEDQDTQRQAERIDMDTHSQIISRKWKQGCQRKSRRLKEASQPMLIEQNQSLCSSDQNVNIFGYCDRQITNDQGHSAMIVNEALFPHQNSNIDNTTSMGCQRKSRRLKEASQPMLIEHNQSLCSSDQNVNIFDYRDRQITNDQGHSAMIVNEALFPHQNSNTCDYEFKYKLRVKTCESV